TCTGACCAAGTAGGAGTGAAGTGCAAATACGTAAAATTTAGGAAAGGTGCTCCTGTTTCCCGTGTTATCGACTTAGGTAGCGAagaagctgaagaagaagaagaagaagaaatagaGGACGGTTCTTTACAAGGCCCGGATCCTTCAGGTTAACTAACCGTAGGATATAGAGGTGCGCCCTTATCCTATTGGCGCGTCCTTTTCTTCTGTCATCTTCAATAATCACACTAGATGTAAATTTTTGTTTATTTAAGCTCCACCTTCCAGGGCGCGCCCTTTGCATCTTAGGCATAACATTTTATACATGTTTgtcaatattattattattatatttaactgccaTGCTTAATTAATATGTCCCATATTTTGTGCAGAAATGCCCCCTCCAAGAATCCCTAAATCCTTTGGGGGCGCCCTGGTGATAAGCCTAGGCCGAAGTCGAAGAAAGATGTTCCTGCAGCACAGACATCCGTCCCCACTTCAGCTCCCATTCCTCAAACAACACCTGTTCAAAAACGGCCCGTAATTGACCTTACATAAAAACAGGGCGCGCCCAAGAGACATAGAACAGAGGGCGCGCCTTCTGGTTCTTCTACTGCTTTCAGCGCTCTTGGCCCCATGGGTGCCCTTCATGTTtcagatgaagaagtggaacagTGGCAGGCTATGGATTTGGGAGATGCTGCCCGTGCTTCTATAAAAGCTTCTTGCCAACTATTCATCCACTCCACCCAAGTGGTGGACAAATTACTTGAGGAGAAAGCGCGCCTAGAGAGGCTGCAGGGTGATAACAACATTCTGAAGAATACCCTCACAGACAAAGACTTCTTGCATGCCAAAGACATCAAAGCTAAGGATTCTGAGATCTCTTTCCTCAAGGATGAGGTGGCCAATCTCACTTCTCAATTAGAGATTGCCAACAAAAAGGCTACCTCTCTCCATACTGAGCTTGTTGGTGCCAACTTGAGGATAGAGTACCTCAAAGAGCAACAGAAAACAGGCTGGCCTGATGAGAAGAGGGAAATGACTGATGAAGCATTTGCCAATGGTTTTCATTTTTACAGGGTGGGCTTTGTGGCCAATGATCCTGACTATTCCTTTGAGAAATTTGGGGAGGAGACTGTTGCTGAGATGGTGGAATTCAAAAAAGAGCATGCTGCTGAAATCAAGAAAAGGAGGATAGAGCTTGGAttagaagaagaaaaagaagagagGGAGGGCGCGCCTCAAGAGGAATTCTCCAAGGACGCGCCTGAAGTTGATCCAACTGTCCCCCTCCAATTTATTCCTCCAATAGACCAGTCCCAAGGCACGCCTTAATCATTTATAGTCTTTAAATTTCAGATACTTATGAGGAGCCAGCCCTCTTTTGATGCTGTGCAAAGTTGTATGACTTGTTTTGTTGCTACTTTTCCTTTTTGCATCGTGACTTTCTGCATGGCTTAATATCTTTTTTATAAAAACTTCGTTAAGGCACTTCGATTTTTCACTTGGCCTTTTTACGTTCCCATGGATTTTGTGACTATAGGGTGCGCCTTATTTCTTGAATTTGCAAATAACACCTATTTGTAATCCCTTTGTGATATTTTACTCAAGTATTAGTCCACGGGCGCGCCTTAACCTAGGGAGCTTAGCTTATTTTGATGGCCATGAACACTTATTCCTTTCACCCTCGTACACTGTATTTAATCTTGATTATGAATCAACAATTACTAGACAGGGCGCGCCTCAATATAGGGCGCGCCTCGGATGTTTTTCAAATGAGTAATTTCATGTTAGGCAAACAATTTGAAGTAACTTTTCCTTTTGATtgataatgcgctctagtgtTCAAATTACACCggtcccatggctactatgctctatggggaagttatttaaaaaaaaaaattcttcctTCTGCTAGTTCCAGGGTTCGCAGTCACATGtactacccccctaggctagaaggaatttatttgctactagCCTATTACATGAGAATCAAATAAGAAAACAAGGGGGCACAGCCATACCCTACTGATAATATTTTCGTAGATGTTCTGCATTCCATGCTCGAGGAATAAGTTTACCATCCAGGTCTTCTAGGCGATAGGTTCCCTTCCAGAGTATAGCTTTGACattgtacggtccttcccaattagcccCAAGCACCCCGTGTTGAGCTATCTTAGTATTAGGCATAACCTTTCGCAACACAAGATCCCCAACCTTGAATGGTACAGATTTAACCCTTTTATTGAAATACCTTGCGACCCTCTGCTGGTATGCAGCAAGCTTTAATTGAGAGTTCGTTCTGGCTTCATCTAGCAAATCCAAGTGAAGCCTCTGGTTAACTTCTGCATCTTCCTCAACAAAGACATCTCTCCGGAGGGATCCAGCTCCTACCTCCACGGGAACCATGACCTCATATCCATAAGTTAGTAGAAATGGGGTTTCCCCTGTAGTCGTTCTAGGAGTCGTATTGTTAGACCAGAGGATCATGGGCATTTCTTCTGGCCAGTCTCCCTTCTTTTCTTCCAACTTAGCCTTCAAGGTATactttatgattttgtttatggcTTCTGTCTGACCATTACTCTGCGGATGATAAACCGCAGCGAAGTCTTTTTTAATCTTTAGGTCTTCACAGAGCTTCCTTAACTCCTTActatcaaattgtttcccattgtCTGAAATGAGCTTGTAAGGAATACCAAATCTGCATACTATGGAGTTGAACACAAAATCCCTTATCTTTTTTGCCGTGATCGTGGCTAATGGCATGGCCTCTGCCCATTTGGTGAAGTAGTCCACAGCCACCACAGCGTATTTCACACCCCCCTTTGCTTTGGGTAACTCTCCAATGAGAtcaatcccccacatggcaaaaggCCAGGGACTTGTTAATGAGGTAATGGTGGTTGTCGGGATGTTGGAATAGTTGGCAAACCGTTGGCAGCGATCACAGGCCCGGACAAAATTGAAAGCATCTTCCCTCATAGTCGGCCAGTAGTACCCTTGTCTGAGCACTTTAAATGCTAAGGAaccaccccccgagtgattgccataaatcccttcatgcacctctctgagaatataatttccttcttccCTGTCCACACAACGTAACAGTGGCTGGTTAAATCCTCTCTTGTATAGTACCCCGTCATACTCGACATACTTTGCAGCTTGGTACCGAAGACGTCGAGCCTGTAGTTTATCCTCCGGTACAGCCGCTGATTGAATATAGTTATGGATGGGGGTCATCCAGCTTTCTTTTGGGATTTCTTGCATTTGACACACCTCCACCTCTGGGATACTTGGAACTTCCTGGATTCCCAAGGGGATTTGTCCAAGTTGGACGCTGTCCATCTGCGACCCCATCTTGGCCAAAGCATCCGCATTACTATTCTCTTCTCGTGGCACGCTTTCCAGTCTGGCACTTGAAAATTTTCCCAGTAGGCATCTTGCACATCTCATATACAGCTCTGTCTGCGGTCCTCGGGCTTGGAATCCTCCGTTGACTTGATTGACAACTAATTCAGAATCACTTCGAACTATCAAATTCACGGCCCCTACCTCCAGAGCTAACTTCAGACCGTTAATCAAGgcttcatactcagcatcattgttggtaGCATAAAATTTGAGATGAATAGCACTCATCAAGCGGTGCCCCTCCGGAGTGATCAGGATTATCCCGGCACCGGACCCGCTGTTGTTTACGGCCCCGTCCACATGTAATGTCCACCACGGGTGGGGGAGTTCCTGCTTCTTTTCGTCCTGATGACTTTCTTGCGAGGTTGGTTCTGCCGGTACTATGGCCTTATCAtcaatttcttcatcaaactcAAGTATGAAATCGGCCAGCGCTTATCCTTTGATTGCCGTGCGTGGACAATATTCCAAATCGAATTGCCCTAGCTCTATGGCCCATTTTAACATTCTTCCCGACGATTCGGGTTTATGTAAAATTTGCCGGAGCGGATAAGCGGTGCGAACTTCTATTCGGTGAGCCTGAAAATACGGTCTTAGCTTTCGTGCCGCAAGAATAAGAGCGTACACTAATTTTTCCATGTTGGTATATCTGGTTTCTGCATCCAATAACCTtttgcttacatagtatacagGCCACTGGTAGCTTGCTTCTTCCTTTACCAAGACGGCACTGACGGAATATTCTGACACCGCCAAATATAGAATTAATGTTTCTCCATCTTCTGGCTTGGTCAACATCGGCGGATTTCCCAGTTGttctttgattttcagaaaagcTTCTTCACAATTAGGGGTCCACAGAAAATCCTTCCCTCTCCCTTTGATTGCTTTGAAGAATTCTTTGCACCTATCCGACGACTTCGACACAAATCGATTCAGGGCCGCAATCCTTCCTGTTAGACTCTGTACCTGTTTGACACTGGTGGGGGATTTCATGTCTAGCAGAGCTTTTATTTTTGCCGGGTTGGCCTCAATCCCCCGGTTATTGACCatgaatcccaagaattttcccgATTCTACGCCGAACACGCATTTCTGCGGGTTTAGTTTCATCCTATATTTTCTCAGGATATGGAACATTTCAGTTAAGTCGGCGACGTGGTCTTCCGCCCTTTTCGATTTCACGagcatgtcatccacatacacttccatagtcttcccaatctgcttcttgaacattttgtttaccaacctttggtaAGTGGCACCAGCGTTGATCAGACCAAATGGCATTCCAATATAGCAGTAGAGCCCTCTATCAGTGATGAAAGAGATGTGCTCCTGGTCAGGCTCATACATAAGGATCTGGTTATACCCGGAATATGCGTCCATGAAGCTGAGCAGGGCATGCCCCGCCGTGGCGtcgaccaactgatcaattcttggTAGGGAAAACTATCTTTTGGGCATGCTTTATTTAGATCGGTGAAGTCCACGCACGTTCTCCATTTGTCGTTGGGCTTTTTTACCAATACCGGATTTGCTAGCCATTCTGGGTAAAAAGATTCTCGAATTAGTCCGACGTCTAGGAGCCTTTCTGCTTCTTCCGCTAGGGCTATAGCTCTTTCTCCACTTACGGCCCTTCGTTTTTGTCGAACCCCTTTATGCTTGGGGTCGATATTCAATCGATGGCACACTATTTCTGGATCAATCCCCACCATATCAGAATGGCTCCATGCAAATATATCAAGGTTTTCTAACAGAAATATTGACAGACCTTCCTTTAACCTTGGTGTCAATTGGGACCCTATTCTCAGAACCTTACTCGAGTCTTTTTCATCAACGGGGATCTCGATCGTATCTTCTGCTGGCCCCATCTTTTCCGTCGGCATTGGTATCCGGGGATCCAAGTCAAGGGGATTATAGATCTCCTGATCTTGTAGAGAGGGTGCATTCCCTTCAGGAGGTGTGCCTTGCGTAGTAGAGTTATCAATTTTTTCAGTATATTTTACGGGCGGGGGTGCTTCTGCAAGAGGAATGACGTCACCCTGTTCGAGGCTTTGCAAGACACCGAATCTTCCTTCTAAACGTTCCCCATGGAAATCTGCTTGGACTATGGTATACATCGCCTCCTCTTCTTCTTCCAACATCTCAATTCTGATTGTGTCTTCCAGGTACAACATTGTCGAGGGCAACTCAGAGGGATGTTCTTCTTCTTGCTCAACATAATAGTGGACTCGGATTTCCTCGGTTGGTTGCTCAATGCTTTTCTCTCGATCCACGTCCGGAGTATCATCGGCGTGGGAGTCTTTTCTGAACCCTTTCATTGCTTGCATGTAGCACTCCCGTGAATCATATTGGGAACCCCTGATACTTCCCACTCCATTTGGCGTTGGAAATTTGATTGTTAGGTGATGAATTGAAGTGATGACTCTCATCTCCCGTAGAAGAGGTCATCCCAATAACACGTTGTGGGATGATTCCTGATTCAGAACCTTAAATTCGAGCATCTTTGTTACCGATAGTGGGCTTTCCCCTAGTGTGCATGGGAGCCGAATTGACCCCATGACTCTAACTCCTGCACCTGAAAAACCATAGACCCACGAGTCTTCCCCCGACATATCCTGATCAGGCAGTCCCATCTTCTTGAAGGTGCTGTAATAGAGGATGTTTGCGGAGCTTCCATTGTCCACGAAGGCTCTATGGACATTCTTTGTACCGATTTGGATGGAAATAACCAACGCATCATTGTGTGGGTGATGTACCCATCGGCCATCTGTTTCTCTGAAAGTGATATCCATGGACTCCCCTTTAAACACTTTGGGTGGTCGGGTTTCCACCCTATGAATATCTGTGAGAGGCCTAAACCGGGCTTCCCTAGCGTATTTTGCCAAGGCTCGGTTGCTGCATTCCATTCCGGGATCTCCCCCGTAGATTGTTCGGATACTGCCATCTCTGATAAATTTATTTTCCTCCGGGGTATCATTGTTTGTCCCGCGTGGGGCTCGTCTTTCCTCTTCCCTTGTCCTGTCATCCTTGTGCTTCCTTACTTCCTTGACTACCCATTCTCCGAGGTATCCTTCCTTGATAAGCGCTTCGATTTTGTCTTTTAAATGTCGGCACTCGTGCGTGTTATGTCCAGATGATTCATGGTATTCACAATATTTTTTCTTGTCTTTGCTTTGCCATGATGATAAAGCTTCAGGTTTCCTAAATAGCCCTTTATTTCTGTTTACCTCATAGATATGGTCGATAGATGCGACCAAAGGTGTGTACCGGCTTGTCTTGTAGTCATAATTTGAGGGAGGGCTCCATCCCCTCCTTGTGCTTGTTGTATTTATCCGGTCTGGGCTTCGACTATTCCTTCGGTATCTCGGGCTTGGTGACCTATCCCTCTTCCTTCCTTTGTTTCTTTGACTCGACTGTGAAGTTGGTTGTACAACTTCCAAAGATTGTTCTATAGCTTTAAAGGATTCTGCCAAAGTGAAGACATCTGCGAGAGTGGCCGGATCTTTCCCTTGTAAGTGCTTCCAAAAATCTGAACCAACCCTTAATCCTGCGATCAGGAAACTTTTTAGGGCTTCGTCTGAGGCCCCCCCTCACGCTAGTAGACTCGGCGTTGAACCTTTTGAAGTACGATGTTAAACTTTCATTTTCTCTTTGCCTAACATTGGCAAGAGTTGTGACAGAGGGAGCGTATCTCACCGCAGCTTGGAACTTAGTTAAGAACAAATTCTTCATCTGATCCCACGAGGTGATCACTCCTGGCCCGAGCTTTTGAAACCACAGCTGGGCGCTTTCTCTAAAGGTTGCCGCCAAGAGACGACATCGAGCCAAGTCCGGGACTTGGTACACATCCATCTCTATATTAAAACGACCCAGGAATTCCACCGGATCTGAGTTTCCGTGGAAGCGAAGATCGCTGGTAGTGTTGCGAGACCCGGACGGCAATTACGCATCCCTTACTGCTACCGAGAATGGGGACGGGATTTCAGCTATAGCCGCCACCCTGCCTTCGAGATGGTTAAGTAGCCTTTTCAGATCTCCTACATTGAAAGTTCCTACGCCGGGAATGGTCTGCATTTGAGTCTGTGAACCTTGGGGTTGCAATGGAGGTATTTCCACTTGATTCCCCCCGGGAGGGGCTTGCTGCTGGTTTGTATTCTGGGCGTCTTCAGGTATTACAATTATTTCAGGATTTCGTCCCTGATTTCCCCCTTGATTCTCTTCTCCACCTTGGCCGCGGCCTCGAACCGTACCGCGGTCATAGTTTTCTATATTCCTGGGGTCATCATGTTCCACATAATCATAGCCATCTGCTTGGTTATTCCAGCGGGAATCGAGGTATCTGCGGTAATTGTCACGACGGTATCCGTCTAAATATCTGCCTCGGCCTCCACCTCTTCCCCTCCATTGAGGCCTTCTCCATCGATCGTTTCCATACCCACGTCCATGATCGCGGTACCGCTCTCGATTTTCCTGGGGATTCgggggcacacgcgttggatcGCGGTGCCACTCCCGATTATCCTGGGAATTtaggggcacacgcgttggatcgcggtgccgctcccaattatcctgggaattcaggggcacacgcgttggatcgcggtgccgctcccaattttcctgggaattcaggggcacacgcgttgtatcaTGGGGCGTCACATCTCCGTGATCAGCTTCTCTCTGCCATTCAAGTAACACCATTCTCAAATCGTCATCGCCCAAGCGAATCCCCAAGCGATCTTTCAGAGCTGCGAAGCCTCGTGGCTGATTCTCCGGTATTGATTCCGCCTGCCGGCGTTCCTCGAGACTACGTCCAGAACGGTGTGGATGGGTGGCTCCCCGGTTATCTGTTCGCAGAATTTCCCGTCCATCAGCATCTTCTTCCACTAGCTCAACGATCGGGGACGTGTCATTAGAATAGTCCAGGCGTCGCGGGGTTATCGGCACGCGCCCTCTTTCAGTGTGGCCATGGCCGGCCGAGACATCCCTGTCTATCATGGGTGCTTTTCCAGGCGCCTGAGCCGCTCGGTTGTGGCGAAGACCTCTCCTGCCCTTGCGTCGTTCCACGGTGCTTAACCTTGAATCGAAACCATTCAAAGCATCGCCCATGCGATACAGTTGTTCCAACAAgtcagcgttgctgatgagcaCAGGCGGCTGTCCTCCAACGTCCGGTGTGGGACGGTCAGTCATTGGCGGAACGTAGGGTTCATATTCATAGCCATGATCGGGATCTTCTTCAGAACTTCCATCGTAAAAATCTCCATCGTGATATTGAGACATCCATCCTCCCAGATGTAGATCTTGTTaggcccctccttctagcgccaatttgttgacggaggaatttgggaacaacaaaacttgaggttagtagccggaaacaagatctgtgatggcggttCTTTATCGGAAACGTGAGCAGTAgtcggtggatccgatgaacagtattcgtcagaaaagatgaacagtatttgatggtggtgattattgggggctgagattgcttagggttagtggtggctcatttgcgctctcgcttctgaccccttacaatgtgcctacgtacccctatttataggggatcaagcccacgtagttcttggggaacaagaaacctaatgggcttagatttcttatcccgaggcccaataggaaacctactggaaaccgtcttctactagctttaggaatgtccgccgatgaggcccaaccacaaaggcccaaggctcgtccgcggcttcgagacttcacggataaggcatctccctggccaaggataaccctccgctaccagctgtttctctagtccgttgacgcaggtatagccgtggttcaccccaaatgttggacgcatccttgtcccccgataaggagcccctaccagattgcaggacaagtgatcccaagcttttgggtgcaaagtgcaggatactccgaagtctcccaacgaggacacccgttgactacagagacagagctcccaaagcacacaccagatttcaccccacatccccaatgaggacacccattgactataggaggaggccttcagtccaggcatacccctggaggtctctgactacggacaccgcctttcctgtagatatgctacaggaaggagttcctCAATAGAGTACCTGTATTAagtaggttagtaataataatctccatcttccttgagcCTTCTAGAGAATCCACCTAATCAGCACATAAAAGCTATACTTATGTCCAAGTAGAAATTCAAGGCGCGCCCTAACATCTCTGTATGTTGGCGCCGCCCTGTATCACCAGCTTTTGGTTTCTCATACCATTTTACATCATAAGGCGCGCCCTAAACTATTCATCTTTGGGGCTGACTTTAATTCTGCCCAAGCCACAGTATGGACATGTCGAAGTAATCATGTCCAAATGATCCACCCAAGGAGCCTTCCTTacctagggcgcgccctaaggctcacTATAGGACAGACTCCAATTAAGCCACTCATCTATCTTTTTTCAACGATTGGACGCGCCTCGTCATGTTCAAGGGCGCGCCTTTAAGGCAAAACGGTCACGGGCCACTCAACTGTTTAACCAATGCAGCGCGTTCTTAGGGCGTGTCATCTGTTTATGGAAAGTTAATCTTATCTTTTCCTAGTTTTTAGGCGTTTCTCCTTCAATTTTAcctattttatcaatcttaatctgaatattgtttataacAACATTTGGGCATAACAGGGTGGTTTAGAACCTACACGCTTATGTATAGGTGACATAGAGCTACAAAATTATCCTAATAGTTTTGTGTATAGTCAACACAAAATATGTGAGATAGTAGTCAAAAGGCTTTTTATATATTTCATGGAATATAGTATAAACTTTTCACTCACTAAGTGCAAATATTTTTTTAACACATGTGATCAGCAAATCATGATTCTACACAAAATATGTGAGATAGTAGTCAAAAGGCTTTTTATATATTTCATTGAACATAGTATAAACTTTTCACTCAATAAGTGCAAATATTTTTTTAACACATGTGATCAGCAAATCATGATTCATAGAAATCCTAACAACAGATCAGTATTTGCACAGTCAACGAATCCTAGTTCTGCCTCAGTCA
The sequence above is drawn from the Apium graveolens cultivar Ventura chromosome 2, ASM990537v1, whole genome shotgun sequence genome and encodes:
- the LOC141690792 gene encoding uncharacterized protein LOC141690792, whose translation is MDVYQVPDLARCRLLAATFRESAQLWFQKLGPGVITSWDQMKNLFLTKFQAAVRYAPSVTTLANVRQRENERLRVGSDFWKHLQGKDPATLADVFTLAESFKAIEQSLEVVQPTSQSSQRNKGRKRDRSPSPRYRRNSRSPDRINTTSTRRGWSPPSNYDYKTSRYTPLVASIDHIYEVNRNKGLFRKPEALSSWQSKDKKKYCEYHESSGHNTHECRHLKDKIEALIKEGYLGEWVVKEVRKHKDDRTREEERRAPRGTNNDTPEENKFIRDGSIRTIYGGDPGMECSNRALAKYAREARFRPLTDIHRVETRPPKVFKGESMDITFRETDGRWVHHPHNDALVISIQIGTKNVHRAFVDNGSSANILYYSTFKKMGLPDQDMSGEDSWVYGFSGAGVRVMGSIRLPCTLGESPLSVTKMLEFKVLNQESSHNVLLG